The Oceanispirochaeta sp. M1 genome has a window encoding:
- a CDS encoding DUF342 domain-containing protein, whose translation MEDHPVKKQTEMESDMNKLLLDDDINNIFESTLESEVENFAEIPERQVEEQSIDSKIEITISQDEMLVTADLFPPLGSGKVLTAFDVFEQLHGLSITENAICKKKVHKYINEIEKERKVYREITIARGTQPTPHIPSYTQIIYDFKNCQSVSPEKTEHENKAQVDHKKFSSICIIRKGTLVARKYDPIEGKNGKSVTGEVIPFQTAKIKDIKLGKNIELLENNDIVTTKDGEIVFNKNELSLNNILNLNQGVSYKTGHIKFPGTIIIKGEVEDDFNIIAENNIYVHNALAASNIYCGGNLIVENGGIIGRKHNKIKVVGSVKSLYVENVIIEALQNIFIEKSAFGSTLSSNDTITFGEKSKLIGGKVYAKNGINCHDIGNESGAITEIYCGDDFAIIHKLFLIRKHREKQVIEKQKILKRDPSSKTDDIDLIILKCDMSSDKILQMMKYNEEAKVHIIGKAFPGTVIDICHIKHTVSDAVSNGFFYLNKEDGAIHFQNHI comes from the coding sequence ATGGAAGATCATCCAGTCAAAAAACAGACAGAGATGGAATCAGATATGAATAAGCTGTTACTTGATGATGATATAAACAATATATTTGAGAGTACTCTTGAGAGTGAAGTTGAGAACTTTGCGGAGATTCCCGAGAGACAAGTTGAAGAGCAGTCAATAGACAGTAAAATAGAAATTACAATATCACAGGATGAAATGCTTGTTACTGCAGATCTGTTTCCCCCTCTGGGATCTGGAAAAGTCCTGACAGCCTTTGATGTCTTTGAGCAGCTCCATGGCTTATCCATTACTGAGAACGCAATTTGCAAAAAAAAAGTTCATAAGTATATCAATGAAATTGAAAAAGAAAGAAAAGTTTATAGAGAGATAACCATTGCCAGGGGGACTCAGCCCACCCCTCATATCCCATCCTATACACAAATTATTTATGATTTCAAAAATTGTCAGTCAGTAAGCCCGGAAAAAACTGAGCATGAAAATAAAGCACAGGTAGATCATAAAAAGTTTTCATCAATATGCATCATCAGAAAAGGAACCCTGGTTGCCAGAAAATATGATCCGATAGAAGGGAAGAATGGAAAGAGTGTCACAGGGGAAGTCATACCCTTCCAAACTGCAAAAATAAAGGATATCAAACTAGGCAAAAATATAGAGCTCCTTGAAAACAATGATATTGTAACTACAAAGGATGGGGAAATTGTATTCAATAAGAATGAATTATCTCTCAACAATATATTGAACCTGAACCAGGGAGTAAGTTATAAAACCGGACATATCAAATTTCCTGGTACAATAATCATCAAAGGTGAAGTAGAAGATGATTTTAATATCATAGCTGAAAATAATATCTATGTTCACAATGCACTGGCTGCCTCAAATATTTATTGTGGTGGGAATCTGATTGTTGAGAATGGTGGAATCATCGGTCGTAAACACAACAAAATAAAGGTTGTTGGATCTGTAAAATCTCTCTATGTGGAAAATGTGATAATTGAAGCACTGCAAAATATATTTATTGAAAAGAGTGCTTTTGGTTCAACACTCTCAAGTAACGATACAATTACCTTTGGAGAGAAGAGTAAACTGATAGGTGGAAAGGTTTATGCAAAGAACGGCATAAATTGTCATGACATTGGAAATGAATCAGGAGCCATAACAGAGATATACTGCGGAGATGACTTTGCAATCATTCACAAGTTATTCCTTATCCGAAAACACCGTGAAAAGCAGGTTATAGAGAAACAAAAAATATTAAAAAGAGATCCTTCTTCCAAAACAGATGATATTGATCTGATTATCCTGAAATGCGATATGAGCTCAGATAAGATACTGCAGATGATGAAGTACAACGAAGAAGCAAAAGTACATATCATCGGCAAGGCTTTTCCCGGAACTGTTATTGATATATGTCATATAAAACACACAGTAAGTGACGCTGTAAGTAATGGCTTTTTCTATCTGAATAAAGAAGACGGAGCCATACACTTCCAAAATCATATCTAG
- a CDS encoding M28 family peptidase — protein MNHAVKILRIIFLPLLILAVILSVNIRLKGNRFNLNAFDPLRIRKDIEILSSSEFAGKSCGSPENEMAMAYVKEAFEASGLVPAGYGGSFFQNFTTIIPDVDIQSEFLVNDDQGNLVRQFVMYDDFRFLSSGRGRGINYSGDLLLAGHNLYNIDPSGIKDRVVVVESILLDDKKINYVFDHQGKGVLFVSLKSWSNDPRTIQPDEKSLDLSDKKGSDLLIGSISQEAYEYLKNRTGIDSLFSKKNPMAVLHHIVLESDISFPPVPTANILGMLEGRGSGDRILMISASLDGLGRGPGSEYFPGAVNNTSGLAVLLEIIRVLSAQKNLPYKTIVFSVWNGEENNAAGARHYVNHPLFPLEKTSVIHLGKLGAEKDPRTQVSSDSSFGDILRTQMIHLSQDSGLPTEPFGISGTRSPLPFINRKVPSVLLTSSGQSRNNYEDKSDAVDMRTVESSTLILLNFLKREIYKDIEIDYLTGRGKLVLRLLLAFILLSHLINSTYISYPNLHYRELSIEKIYYHPLGILLKKMVYYLLPVGLAVFLLVFIVHLPGDSSLRRVNGETVSNFSSYLSVKNSVLFIKDFIVSDVGTTASKSSLLEVVFSSTLSSLKLLSFSMLLSLLWGMGRGVFESWHEGNRGILRSAGTLISASVPDVVIVIAGLWLYVFIARNFPVFNDLINLKEFILPLLTLSLLPAAYVSRITSICIKEEMSREYIRNARAKGLSKVHIYFYELVPPVLSRVLDSFSALSSLMLTNLIIVEYLFNYKGIIYYLLYFYNRHDGGSFISLCLTVALLHLFITSAGRLGSILINPLKRKRVV, from the coding sequence ATGAATCATGCAGTAAAAATCCTTCGTATAATATTTCTTCCTCTGCTGATACTGGCAGTGATCCTCTCTGTGAATATACGGCTGAAGGGTAATCGTTTTAATCTGAATGCCTTTGATCCGCTTAGAATCCGGAAGGATATTGAAATTCTCAGTTCATCTGAATTTGCAGGAAAAAGCTGCGGCAGCCCTGAGAATGAAATGGCAATGGCTTATGTGAAAGAAGCCTTTGAAGCATCGGGGTTAGTACCGGCTGGTTACGGAGGTTCATTCTTTCAAAATTTTACAACCATTATTCCCGATGTAGATATTCAGTCGGAATTTCTTGTGAATGATGATCAGGGGAATCTGGTCAGGCAGTTTGTGATGTATGACGATTTCCGTTTTCTTTCCTCAGGCCGGGGGAGGGGAATCAATTATTCGGGTGATCTTCTTCTGGCCGGACATAATCTTTACAATATAGATCCCTCAGGGATTAAAGACCGAGTTGTTGTGGTGGAGAGCATTCTGCTGGATGACAAGAAGATCAACTATGTCTTTGATCATCAGGGCAAGGGTGTCCTTTTTGTCTCTCTAAAGAGCTGGTCCAATGATCCCCGTACCATACAGCCTGATGAAAAAAGCCTCGATCTTTCTGACAAGAAGGGGAGTGATCTTCTTATTGGAAGTATAAGCCAGGAAGCATACGAATACCTGAAAAACAGAACAGGAATCGATTCTCTTTTCAGCAAGAAAAATCCGATGGCTGTTCTTCACCATATAGTTCTTGAATCGGATATCAGCTTTCCCCCTGTCCCGACGGCCAATATTCTGGGAATGCTGGAGGGGCGTGGTTCGGGAGATCGTATTCTGATGATATCGGCATCTCTAGATGGTCTGGGCAGGGGACCGGGATCTGAGTATTTTCCTGGAGCCGTAAACAATACTTCCGGTCTGGCTGTCCTTCTGGAAATCATAAGAGTTCTCAGTGCCCAGAAAAATCTCCCCTATAAGACAATTGTGTTTTCTGTCTGGAATGGAGAGGAGAATAATGCCGCAGGAGCAAGGCACTATGTGAATCACCCTCTGTTTCCCCTGGAGAAAACAAGTGTCATTCACCTTGGCAAACTGGGCGCGGAAAAGGACCCTCGGACCCAGGTCAGTTCCGACAGCTCATTTGGAGATATTCTGAGAACTCAGATGATTCATCTCTCTCAGGACAGCGGTCTTCCTACGGAGCCATTCGGTATCAGCGGGACCCGGTCTCCCCTTCCTTTTATCAATAGAAAGGTCCCTTCTGTGCTGTTGACTTCCAGCGGCCAAAGCAGAAATAACTATGAGGACAAGTCAGATGCCGTAGATATGCGGACCGTGGAATCCAGTACTCTGATTCTACTCAATTTTTTGAAGAGAGAAATATATAAGGATATAGAGATTGATTATCTGACGGGCAGGGGAAAACTTGTTCTGCGGCTTCTTCTGGCCTTCATTCTTCTGAGCCATCTGATCAATTCCACTTATATTTCTTATCCGAATCTTCATTACAGGGAACTCTCTATTGAGAAGATCTATTATCATCCTTTGGGAATTCTTCTGAAAAAAATGGTCTACTATCTGCTTCCTGTAGGGTTGGCTGTCTTTCTTCTGGTATTCATTGTTCATCTGCCGGGGGACAGCAGCCTCCGCAGAGTTAACGGTGAAACTGTCAGTAATTTCTCCTCCTATCTTTCAGTCAAGAACTCTGTACTCTTCATCAAGGATTTTATTGTCTCTGATGTCGGTACCACGGCCAGTAAAAGCAGTCTTCTGGAAGTGGTGTTCTCCTCTACTTTAAGCAGCTTGAAGCTTTTATCTTTTTCAATGCTTCTCTCTCTTCTCTGGGGAATGGGAAGGGGTGTATTTGAGAGCTGGCATGAGGGGAACCGGGGCATTCTCCGTTCTGCAGGGACTCTGATCTCTGCCTCTGTCCCCGATGTTGTCATTGTTATTGCCGGCTTGTGGTTATATGTGTTTATTGCCCGGAATTTTCCCGTGTTCAATGATCTTATTAATCTTAAGGAATTCATCCTGCCGCTGCTGACATTATCTCTGCTTCCTGCTGCTTATGTCTCCAGAATTACATCTATCTGTATAAAAGAGGAGATGTCCAGAGAATATATCCGGAATGCCAGAGCTAAAGGATTAAGCAAAGTTCATATTTATTTTTATGAGCTGGTTCCTCCCGTCCTGTCCCGGGTGCTGGATTCATTTTCGGCTCTCAGTTCCCTGATGCTGACAAATCTGATTATTGTGGAATACCTGTTCAATTATAAAGGAATTATCTATTACCTTCTGTATTTTTATAACCGTCATGACGGCGGTAGTTTTATCTCCCTATGTCTGACGGTGGCTCTGCTTCATCTTTTTATTACATCTGCCGGCCGTCTGGGGTCTATCCTGATCAATCCTTTGAAGAGAAAAAGAGTTGTATGA
- a CDS encoding ABC transporter permease, which yields MRRNNPSLILGSLIILCLLVLILFPVSLTGKSPYTLQSMRSRIEQGVLEFESAPYPPSSDFPLGSDEFGRDLWSHIVYGARLTILLSLLIVLGRFFIALPMALSAGFGHSLPRSIIKQFSLLFSAIPALLISIIILKQDIFLSMDKVQSILAFVLVLSLVGWARLGNLMLERTEDIMKQPFIRTEIAMGKRRLRIAVENVIPHLLTEIIVLFFMEISAALSLLMQLGIFGVYVGNLRIIKSTDAGVIQAFNISFEPEWASMLGTARNMIYYAPWMVIFPALAFFFAVLGFNLLGEGFRSHLQGTESGRFSFFRILLNPSAFFAWLKERGKTLGKTAIGAVLFLILLIGFLFLSEGRFDAGRYDMSAFPMNEVIAGTPGAETSAALIAEEMKALGLEPLFSSSQNETDGYFLDYDIDPVSLPVSSECIFGSGNETLSLKIGSDYSFLALGSYSRKGPVYDASTDDLLNIKDFSSYDDVFVLIDKEYYSDESIQYITDQLGAHASPLGILLVNRYGESLSNSIARLESRYFIMLLSGETAAAVRQNPDFELSVIARAKNSEGSGRNIAGIKRGSDPDVADESVLINMGYNYNDSEGREILQFYMSLMDSLCREYESRRSFIFIFSDGTLSEQQNGLPHIMKRFPYNSSDIKVSIDLNRIKHTEFETLSFNGQQAPVTRYYAWSLSHLLEINMKKAGIRTSEIPTVYRGEFYFPDSAAANVMFWKKGIANIVMGTVAGERRKYELDDFGSLLVETIEMNNY from the coding sequence ATGAGAAGAAATAACCCCTCCCTGATCCTGGGCAGTTTAATCATCCTGTGTCTCCTGGTATTAATACTCTTTCCTGTCAGCCTGACCGGTAAAAGTCCCTACACTCTGCAGTCAATGAGATCCCGTATAGAACAGGGGGTTCTGGAATTTGAAAGTGCCCCTTATCCTCCGTCATCGGACTTTCCACTGGGGAGTGATGAGTTCGGCCGGGATCTCTGGAGTCATATTGTTTATGGTGCCCGCCTCACGATTCTTCTGAGCCTGCTGATTGTTCTGGGGCGCTTTTTCATTGCATTACCCATGGCTCTCTCTGCCGGATTCGGTCATTCACTTCCCCGCAGCATAATTAAACAGTTCAGTCTGCTTTTCAGTGCTATTCCGGCTCTCCTTATCAGTATCATTATTCTGAAGCAGGATATATTTCTCAGTATGGACAAGGTACAGTCTATTCTGGCCTTTGTTCTCGTTCTCTCTCTGGTAGGCTGGGCAAGGCTGGGAAACCTGATGCTGGAGAGGACCGAAGATATCATGAAACAGCCCTTTATCAGGACTGAAATTGCCATGGGGAAAAGGCGTCTGCGGATAGCAGTTGAGAATGTCATTCCTCATTTATTAACAGAGATTATTGTCCTCTTTTTTATGGAGATATCTGCCGCTCTCTCATTATTGATGCAGCTGGGAATCTTCGGTGTCTATGTGGGTAACCTCAGAATAATAAAAAGTACGGACGCAGGGGTTATTCAGGCATTCAACATAAGCTTTGAACCCGAATGGGCCAGCATGCTCGGGACTGCCAGGAATATGATTTACTATGCTCCCTGGATGGTTATCTTCCCAGCTCTGGCATTCTTTTTTGCGGTACTGGGATTCAATCTTCTGGGAGAAGGATTCAGATCTCATTTACAGGGTACAGAAAGTGGAAGGTTCTCTTTTTTCAGAATATTGCTGAATCCTTCTGCATTCTTTGCATGGTTGAAGGAGAGAGGGAAGACTTTGGGGAAAACAGCCATTGGAGCAGTGCTGTTTCTTATTCTTCTGATTGGATTTTTATTTCTTTCAGAGGGACGTTTTGATGCCGGTCGATATGATATGAGTGCTTTTCCCATGAATGAAGTGATAGCCGGAACTCCCGGAGCCGAGACATCAGCCGCTCTGATCGCTGAAGAGATGAAGGCTCTTGGCCTTGAGCCTCTGTTCTCTTCATCACAGAATGAGACTGACGGGTACTTTCTTGATTATGATATTGATCCTGTATCTCTGCCTGTATCATCCGAATGTATTTTCGGTTCCGGGAATGAAACCCTATCTCTGAAGATCGGATCGGATTATTCATTTCTGGCTCTGGGCAGCTACAGCAGGAAAGGTCCTGTTTATGATGCATCAACAGATGATCTGCTGAATATTAAGGACTTCTCAAGCTATGATGATGTGTTTGTACTTATTGATAAGGAATATTACAGCGATGAATCCATTCAATACATTACAGATCAGCTGGGCGCTCATGCCTCGCCCCTGGGGATTCTCCTGGTAAACCGATATGGAGAATCTCTCAGCAATTCCATTGCCAGACTGGAATCCCGTTATTTTATCATGCTTCTCTCCGGGGAAACTGCTGCTGCAGTCAGACAAAACCCTGATTTTGAGCTTTCGGTGATTGCCAGAGCAAAAAACTCTGAAGGTTCCGGCAGAAACATTGCCGGGATAAAAAGGGGATCAGATCCGGATGTGGCGGATGAGTCGGTTCTTATTAACATGGGCTATAACTACAATGATTCCGAGGGGCGTGAAATCCTGCAATTTTATATGAGCCTGATGGATTCTCTCTGTAGAGAATATGAGAGCAGACGTTCCTTTATTTTTATTTTTTCAGACGGAACTCTCAGCGAACAACAGAATGGTCTTCCCCATATTATGAAACGTTTTCCATATAATTCATCGGATATTAAGGTTTCAATAGACCTGAACCGGATTAAGCATACCGAATTTGAGACTCTTTCCTTTAACGGTCAACAGGCTCCTGTTACCCGTTATTATGCCTGGAGTCTATCTCATCTTCTTGAAATAAATATGAAAAAGGCAGGAATCCGGACTTCAGAAATCCCGACTGTTTATCGGGGTGAATTTTATTTCCCTGACAGTGCCGCGGCCAATGTGATGTTCTGGAAAAAAGGGATAGCCAATATAGTTATGGGTACGGTTGCCGGAGAGAGAAGGAAATATGAACTGGATGATTTTGGTTCTCTCCTGGTGGAAACAATCGAAATGAACAATTACTAA
- a CDS encoding ABC transporter ATP-binding protein, giving the protein MQNDLLQIKNLKVSFRNDDKSLQVIRGVDTRLSKGKITGVLGESGSGKTVSFSSILGLLPSVSGHIDEGEVLFHGKNLLELSEKELRTLRGRSISYIFQNPALALNPYKSIGRQMTEMLRIHRISGTRSLILETLENVGLEDPELIFDMYPYQLSGGQSQRILIAMGIILKPELLIADEPTSSIDSSLRKKILDLFKSINRRSNMSILVITHDFDIVEYLCHNLIIMYGGLVLEEGSVEEILHNPLHPYTKELISCTRSLNSNDSKLYSLPGSPLNPHDFSNCCPFYDRCSSSQEICSTGIPQMVEIGERRVRCYLTEEFIPGEKG; this is encoded by the coding sequence ATGCAGAATGACTTGTTGCAGATAAAAAATCTTAAAGTCTCTTTTCGGAATGATGACAAAAGTCTTCAGGTAATCAGAGGGGTGGATACCCGGCTCTCCAAAGGGAAGATTACGGGAGTTCTGGGTGAATCGGGAAGCGGTAAGACCGTTTCCTTCAGTTCAATTCTCGGCCTATTGCCTTCTGTTTCCGGACATATTGATGAAGGAGAGGTTCTGTTTCATGGAAAGAACCTTCTGGAATTGAGTGAAAAGGAGTTACGGACTCTCCGGGGACGATCCATATCATATATATTTCAGAATCCGGCTCTGGCTCTGAATCCATATAAAAGCATCGGTCGTCAAATGACAGAAATGCTCAGAATACATAGGATTTCCGGCACCAGATCTTTGATTCTTGAGACCCTTGAAAATGTAGGACTGGAAGATCCTGAACTGATATTTGATATGTACCCCTATCAGCTCAGCGGAGGACAGAGCCAGAGAATACTTATTGCCATGGGGATTATTCTAAAGCCGGAGTTGCTCATAGCAGATGAACCGACCAGCTCAATTGATTCCAGTTTAAGGAAGAAAATACTGGATCTTTTCAAGTCTATCAACCGCCGTTCCAATATGTCCATTCTGGTCATAACCCATGACTTTGATATTGTGGAGTACCTCTGTCATAACCTGATCATCATGTATGGTGGTCTTGTGCTCGAAGAGGGCAGTGTTGAGGAGATTCTTCATAATCCTCTGCATCCCTACACAAAAGAGCTGATCAGCTGTACCCGTTCTCTGAATTCCAATGACAGTAAACTCTACAGTCTTCCCGGGAGTCCTCTGAACCCCCATGATTTTTCAAACTGCTGTCCTTTTTATGACCGATGTTCCTCCAGTCAGGAAATCTGCAGCACCGGGATACCTCAGATGGTAGAAATCGGAGAACGCCGGGTTCGTTGCTATTTGACTGAAGAATTTATTCCCGGGGAGAAAGGCTGA
- a CDS encoding ATP-binding cassette domain-containing protein encodes MKESLLQVRNISRHFVLKKNILSRKRIIHAVRDVSFDLYKGETLGLVGESGSGKTTVSNLILRLLEANEGEIVFDGKKISHLKEKELRSLRKDIQIIFQYSNAVLDPLMTIEELLGEALRIHSVVPENELDREVDRLLFLVGLSSTERLKYPNQLSGGQNQRVIIARAIAVRPKLIVCDEPVSALDVSVQGQILNLLSELKTELNLSYLFISHDLKVVRHLCDRIAVMYKGQIVETGPRDKILEQPDHDYTRHLIQSEL; translated from the coding sequence ATGAAAGAATCATTGCTGCAGGTCCGGAATATATCCAGGCACTTCGTTCTGAAGAAGAATATACTATCCCGAAAAAGGATTATCCATGCTGTGCGGGATGTCAGTTTTGATCTTTATAAAGGGGAGACTCTCGGGCTGGTAGGTGAGAGCGGCAGTGGTAAGACGACGGTGAGTAATCTTATTCTGCGTCTGTTGGAAGCCAATGAGGGCGAGATAGTTTTTGATGGAAAGAAAATCAGTCATTTGAAGGAGAAAGAACTTAGATCTCTCCGTAAGGATATACAGATTATCTTTCAGTACAGTAATGCAGTATTAGATCCCCTGATGACAATCGAGGAGCTTTTAGGCGAAGCTCTGCGTATCCATTCTGTGGTTCCCGAAAATGAACTTGATCGTGAAGTGGACCGGCTGCTGTTTCTGGTGGGCCTGAGCTCTACTGAACGTTTGAAATATCCCAACCAGCTGAGTGGAGGACAGAATCAGCGCGTTATCATTGCCCGGGCTATAGCGGTGCGTCCTAAACTCATTGTCTGTGATGAACCTGTCTCTGCTCTGGATGTTTCAGTTCAGGGGCAGATACTCAATCTTCTGAGTGAACTGAAAACAGAGCTGAATCTCTCTTACCTCTTTATTTCTCATGATCTTAAAGTTGTCCGTCATCTCTGTGACAGAATTGCTGTTATGTACAAAGGACAAATTGTGGAAACGGGTCCCAGAGATAAGATCCTGGAACAGCCGGATCATGATTATACAAGACATCTGATTCAGTCAGAATTATAA
- a CDS encoding lactate racemase domain-containing protein, which produces MLYYTSDYTSTVLNRKDMKKALKSVLAHYPDAERVLIIPPDFTRFHSGAGLLTEMAWKMLGDKVKAVLPALGTHFPMTESEQRRMFGELPQSLILDHDWHNSLVELGRISSDEMKEISGGKLDCDWPVQVNKLIVDERWDLILSIGQVVPHEVVGMANFTKNILVGISGKEAIDKSHFLGAVCNMESIMGRADTPVRQLFNRGAEKFCKDLPIVYIQTVVAPNLLGQPEMHGLFAGDDSECYMKAAALSQKLNITLLEKAPKKVVVFLSPDEFRSTWLGNKSIYRTRMAIADGGELIVLAPGIHCFGENKEMDVLIRKFGYKGTPYVMDCVENRPDMADNLSVAAHLIHGSSEGRFNITYCPGKLSREEVEGVGLNYGELNEYELRYDRSSLTEGWNTLADGEEIFYISNPALGLWALKSNFQESES; this is translated from the coding sequence ATGCTTTATTATACTTCAGATTACACCAGTACGGTCCTGAACCGTAAAGATATGAAAAAGGCTCTCAAGTCTGTACTGGCTCATTATCCCGATGCAGAGCGGGTGCTTATCATTCCCCCCGATTTTACCCGTTTTCACTCGGGTGCGGGTCTTCTGACCGAGATGGCCTGGAAGATGTTAGGGGATAAGGTCAAGGCCGTTCTTCCGGCTCTGGGAACTCATTTTCCCATGACTGAATCTGAACAAAGGCGTATGTTCGGGGAGCTGCCCCAGTCATTGATACTGGATCATGACTGGCATAATTCCCTGGTTGAACTGGGAAGAATCTCCAGTGATGAGATGAAGGAAATCTCCGGCGGTAAATTGGATTGCGACTGGCCTGTTCAGGTAAACAAATTGATCGTGGATGAGCGCTGGGATCTTATTCTCTCAATCGGTCAGGTTGTTCCCCATGAAGTTGTGGGAATGGCAAACTTCACCAAGAATATTCTTGTAGGGATAAGCGGTAAGGAAGCCATAGACAAGAGTCATTTTCTGGGTGCCGTGTGCAATATGGAAAGCATCATGGGCCGGGCTGATACTCCTGTGCGTCAGCTGTTCAACCGGGGAGCGGAGAAGTTCTGTAAAGACCTCCCTATTGTCTATATTCAGACAGTGGTTGCCCCCAATTTACTCGGCCAGCCGGAAATGCATGGTCTATTTGCAGGAGATGACAGTGAATGCTATATGAAAGCAGCAGCCCTGTCTCAAAAGCTGAATATCACTTTGCTGGAGAAAGCACCGAAAAAGGTTGTTGTCTTTCTCAGCCCCGATGAGTTCCGCAGTACATGGCTGGGGAATAAGAGTATATACAGAACCCGTATGGCTATTGCCGACGGAGGAGAACTCATCGTCCTGGCACCGGGGATTCACTGCTTTGGTGAGAATAAAGAGATGGATGTTCTTATCAGAAAATTCGGTTATAAGGGAACTCCCTATGTGATGGACTGTGTCGAGAATCGTCCCGATATGGCTGATAATCTTTCAGTTGCAGCTCATCTGATCCACGGTTCTTCAGAAGGAAGATTCAATATTACCTACTGTCCCGGAAAACTGAGCAGAGAAGAAGTTGAAGGGGTTGGTCTGAATTACGGAGAACTCAATGAGTATGAACTCCGTTATGACAGAAGCTCTCTAACTGAGGGTTGGAATACTTTGGCTGATGGAGAAGAGATCTTCTATATCTCCAATCCGGCTTTGGGACTGTGGGCTCTGAAATCCAATTTCCAGGAGTCTGAATCATGA
- a CDS encoding gluconokinase, translating into MIAVIMGVSGCGKTTLGERCAEKLRIGYFEADGFHPGVNIKKMRSGVPLNDDDRWPWLQLIKDKIMACQTAGESAVFSCSALKESYRRFLQDGLSEPVNWVYLRGSFETIYERLESRQGHYQKSDMLQSQFEALEEPDYGIILEIDMPLDEKVKTLSDTLKKL; encoded by the coding sequence ATGATTGCAGTAATTATGGGTGTAAGCGGCTGTGGTAAAACCACTCTCGGTGAAAGATGTGCGGAAAAACTGAGAATCGGTTATTTTGAGGCCGACGGCTTTCATCCCGGAGTTAATATTAAAAAGATGAGATCCGGGGTTCCTCTGAACGATGATGACCGCTGGCCTTGGCTTCAGCTGATAAAAGATAAGATTATGGCATGTCAGACTGCGGGAGAATCGGCTGTATTCAGCTGTTCCGCCCTGAAGGAATCATATCGCCGATTTCTCCAGGATGGTCTATCAGAGCCTGTAAACTGGGTCTATCTTCGAGGCAGTTTCGAGACGATTTATGAACGGTTGGAATCAAGACAGGGACATTATCAAAAATCTGACATGCTTCAGAGCCAGTTTGAAGCTCTGGAAGAACCGGATTACGGAATTATCCTGGAGATCGATATGCCCCTGGATGAGAAAGTCAAAACACTTAGTGACACTCTAAAAAAACTATAA
- a CDS encoding GIN domain-containing protein, with translation MNNIAILLVALTVLPLPLLTALGNPDELVKEGMIIEVDSLDKISTSSDWELIIKKGNTSELFIETVGSSRNYVEYREGELKMGERPGIGFSFKRSRAILTVPELSADLNASSSSDILVNLTVEAKSLNLTTSSSGTIEMAEVLCSSLESKSSSSSKIVLKQLKTDSASIKGSSSSKYFIENGSCRTITTSFSSSSRMLAENFIIEESMNINGSSSSYQEFSINDNIEAKGSLSSTAKLILHGNPSAMALQNIKTSSSGRYEIR, from the coding sequence ATGAATAATATAGCAATTCTTCTGGTGGCTCTGACTGTGCTGCCCCTGCCCCTGCTCACTGCTCTCGGCAATCCAGATGAATTAGTGAAAGAGGGTATGATAATCGAAGTGGACAGCCTGGATAAGATTTCAACGTCCAGCGATTGGGAACTGATCATCAAAAAAGGCAATACATCAGAGCTGTTCATCGAAACAGTGGGCAGCAGTCGTAACTATGTAGAATACCGGGAGGGAGAACTGAAAATGGGAGAACGCCCGGGAATCGGATTCAGCTTCAAACGAAGCAGGGCGATCCTAACAGTTCCGGAACTTTCGGCCGATCTGAACGCCTCCAGCAGCAGTGATATCTTAGTCAATTTAACTGTAGAGGCTAAGAGTCTCAATCTCACAACCAGTTCCAGCGGCACCATAGAAATGGCTGAAGTGCTTTGCTCATCCCTGGAATCGAAGTCCTCCAGCTCCAGTAAAATAGTCCTCAAACAGCTGAAGACTGACAGTGCATCAATCAAAGGAAGCAGTTCCAGCAAGTATTTCATAGAGAATGGCAGCTGCCGTACCATCACCACATCATTTTCAAGCTCCAGCCGTATGCTGGCTGAAAATTTCATTATTGAGGAATCCATGAATATTAACGGCAGCAGCAGTTCATACCAGGAGTTCTCAATAAATGATAATATTGAGGCGAAAGGTTCACTCAGCAGTACAGCCAAATTGATTCTTCATGGGAACCCTTCTGCAATGGCCTTACAGAATATTAAAACCAGCTCATCAGGCCGCTATGAAATAAGATGA